A genomic window from Denticeps clupeoides chromosome 11, fDenClu1.1, whole genome shotgun sequence includes:
- the LOC114799147 gene encoding tripartite motif-containing protein 16-like, with amino-acid sequence MAEAPSKDQDLFTCSVCLDLLKDPVTLHCGHNYCMSCIKSCWDEEDQKGVYSCPQCRHTFTPRPVLFKNPLIAELVENMKKMRLQAAPPALCYAGPGDVECDVCTGRKVKAVKSCLVCLVSYCETHFKVHNEANPGGKHTVTDATGRLQEKICSQHHKLLEVFCRSDQKCVCLMCLGDEHSGHKTVAAAAERSEKQKQLVETQRRSKQRLQKREKKVQELREAVETLKRSAQAAVEDTEKIFTQMIRSIGKTRSKVCKIIRDQEKAELSLTEGHLELLEQEIIVLRRRDAELEQLSHTEDHIHFLQSFPSLCAPPGSKDLPNITINQSFSFQAVVKSVSALKEKLEDFCKQEEEKISAGDSCPFTLDLNTANKYLRLTEENRRVTRSDVVQSYPDHPDRFDKFYQVLCREGVSGRCYWEVEWSGRVQVSVSYKGVSRKGAGDNCGFGCNDQSWSLVCSTSGFSFGHNNKQTELTPVTSRIGVYVDHRAGTLSFYSVSHTMTLLYRVQTTFTQPLYPGFWVGRTSTVKLL; translated from the exons ATGGCTGAAGCTCCTTCTAAAGATCAGGATCTGTTCACTTGttcagtctgtctggatctACTGAAGGATCCGGTGACTCTTCACTGTGGACATAATTACTGTATGAGCTGCATTAAGAGCTGCTGGGATGAGGAAGACCAGAAGGGCGTCTACAGCTGTCCACAGTGcagacacaccttcacaccaaGACCTGTTCTCTTCAAAAACCCTCTTATTGCTGAACtggtggagaacatgaagaagatGAGACTCCAAgctgctcctcctgctctctgttACGCTGGACCTGGAGATGTGGAGTGTGACGTCTGCACTGGGAGAAAAGTCAAAGCTGTCAAGTCCTGCCTGGTGTGTCTGGTCTCTTACTGTGAGACTCACTTCAAAGTTCATAATGAAGCAAAtccaggaggaaaacacacGGTGACTGATGCTACTGGACGACTGCAGGAGAAGATCTGCTCTCAGCATCACAAGCTGCTGGAGGTCTTTTGTCGCTCTGATCAGAAATGCGTTTGTCTGATGTGTTTGGGGGATGAACACAGTGGACATAagacagtagcagcagcagcagaaaggagTGAGAAACAG aagcagttggtggagacCCAGAGAAGATCCAAGCAGAGACTccagaagagagagaagaaagtacAGGAGCTGAGAGAGGCTGTGGAGACTCTCAAG CGCTCTGCACAGGCAGCAGTGGAGGACACTGAGAAGATCTTTACTCAGATGATCCGCTCCATTGGGAAGACGCGCTCTAAGGTGTGTAAGATAATCAGAGATCAGGAGAAGGCTGAACTGAGTCTGACTGAAGGAcacctggagctgctggagcaggagatcattgttctgaggaggagagacgctGAGCTGGAGCAGCTTTCACACACAGAAGATCACATCCATTTCCTCCAG aGTTTCCCGTCTCTCTGTGCTCCTCCTGGATCTAAAGATCTCCCCAACATCACCATCAACCAGAGCTTCTCTTTTCAGGCTGTAGTAAAATCTGTCTCTGCACTGAAAGAGAAACTGGAAGATTTCTGcaagcaggaagaggaaaagaTATCAGCAGGAG ATTCCTGCCCGTTCACTCTGGATCTAAACACGGCAAATAAATATCTCCGTCTGACTGAGGAGAACAGAAGAGTGACACGGAGTGACGTGGTCCAGTCATATCCTGATCATCCAGACAGATTTGATAAGTTCTATCAGGTTCTGTGCAGAGAGGGTGTGTCTGGACGCTGTTACTGggaggtggagtggagtggGAGGGTTCAAGTATCAGTTTCATATAAAGGAGTCAGCAGGAAAGGAGCGGGTGATAATTGTGGGTTTGGATGTAATGATCAGTCCTGGAGTTTAGTCTGTTCTACATCTGGCTTCTCTTTCGGGCACAATAATAAACAGACTGAACTCACTCCAGTTACCTCCAGAATAGGAGTGTATGTGGATCACAGGGCAGGAACTCTGTCCTTCTACAGCGTCTCTCACACCATGACCCTCCTGTACAGAGTCCAGACCACCTTCACTCAGCCCCTCTATCCTGGGTTTTGGGTTGGTCGAACATCAACAGTGAAGCTGCTGTGA
- the LOC114799144 gene encoding tripartite motif-containing protein 16-like isoform X2 — translation MAEAPSKDQDLFTCSVCLDLLKDPVTLHCGHNYCMSCIKSCWDEEDQKGVYSCPQCRHTFTPRPVLFKNPLIAELVENVKKTRLQAAPPALCYAGPGDVECDVCTGRKVKAVKSCLVCLVSYCETHFKVHNEVNPGGKHTVTDATGPLQEKICSQHHKLLEVFCCSDQKCVCLMCLVDEHSGHKTVAAAAERSEKQKQLVETQRRSQQRLQKREKKVQELREAVETLKRSAQAAVEDTEKIFTQMIRSIGKMRSKVCKIIRDQEKAELSLTEGHLELLEQEIIVLRRRDTELEQLSQTEDHILFLQSFPSLCAPPGSKDLPNITINQSFSFQAVVKSVSALKEKLEDFCKQEEEKISAGDSCPFTLDLNTVNKYLRLTEENRRVTRSDVVQSYPDHPDRFDKFYQVLCREGVSGRCYWEVEWSGRVQVSVSYKGVSRKGAGDNCGFGCNDQSWSLEFYTSGFSFWHNNKETKLPQVPSSSRIGVYVDHRAGTLSFYSVSHTMTLLYRVQTTFTQPLYPGFWVGRTSTVKLL, via the exons ATGGCTGAAGCTCCTTCTAAAGATCAGGATCTGTTCACTTGttcagtctgtctggatctACTGAAGGATCCGGTGACTCTTCACTGTGGACATAATTACTGTATGAGCTGCATTAAGAGCTGCTGGGATGAGGAAGACCAGAAGGGCGTCTACAGCTGTCCACAGTGcagacacaccttcacaccaaGACCTGTTCTCTTCAAAAACCCTCTTATTGCTGAACTGGTGGAGAACGTGAAGAAGACGAGACTCCAAgctgctcctcctgctctctgttACGCTGGACCTGGAGATGTGGAGTGTGACGTCTGCACTGGGAGAAAAGTCAAAGCTGTCAAGTCCTGCCTGGTGTGTCTGGTCTCTTACTGTGAGACTCACTTCAAAGTTCATAATGAAGTAAAtccaggaggaaaacacacGGTGACTGATGCTACTGGACCACTGCAGGAGAAGATCTGCTCTCAGCATCACAAGCTGCTGGAGGTCTTTTGTTGCTCTGATCAGAAATGCGTTTGTCTGATGTGTTTGGTGGATGAACACAGTGGACATAagacagtagcagcagcagcagaaaggagTGAGAAACAG aagcagttggtggagacCCAGAGAAGATCCCAGCAGAGACTccagaagagagagaagaaagtacAGGAGCTGAGAGAGGCTGTGGAGACTCTCAAG CGCTCTGCACAGGCAGCAGTGGAGGACACTGAGAAGATCTTTACTCAGATGATCCGCTCCATTGGGAAGATGCGCTCTAAGGTGTGTAAGATAATCAGAGATCAGGAGAAGGCTGAACTGAGTCTGACTGAAGGAcacctggagctgctggagcaggagatcaTTGTTCTGAGGAGGAGAGACACTGAGCTGGAGCAGCTTTCACAAACAGAAGATCACATCCTTTTCCTCCAG aGTTTCCCATCTCTCTGTGCTCCTCCTGGATCTAAAGATCTCCCCAACATCACCATCAACCAGAGCTTCTCTTTTCAGGCTGTAGTAAAATCTGTCTCTGCACTGAAAGAGAAACTGGAAGATTTCTGcaagcaggaagaggaaaagaTATCAGCAGGAG ATTCCTGCCCGTTCACTCTGGATCTaaacacagtaaataaatatcTCCGTCTGACTGAGGAGAACAGAAGAGTGACACGGAGTGACGTGGTCCAGTCATATCCTGATCATCCAGACAGATTTGATAAGTTCTATCAGGTTCTGTGTAGAGAGGGTGTGTCTGGACGCTGTTACTGggaggtggagtggagtggGAGGGTTCAAGTATCAGTTTCATATAAAGGAGTCAGCAGGAAAGGAGCGGGTGATAATTGTGGGTTTGGATGTAATGATCAGTCCTGGAGTTTGGAGTTTTATACATCCGGCTTCTCTTTCTGGCACAATAATAAAGAGACTAAACTCCCTCAAGtccccagctcctccagaatAGGAGTGTATGTGGATCACAGGGCAGGAACTCTGTCCTTCTACAGCGTCTCTCACACCATGACCCTCCTGTACAGAGTCCAGACCACCTTCACTCAGCCCCTCTATCCTGGGTTTTGGGTTGGTCGAACATCAACAGTGAAGCTGCTGTGA
- the LOC114799144 gene encoding tripartite motif-containing protein 16-like isoform X1, whose protein sequence is MAEAPSKDQDLFTCSVCLDLLKDPVTLHCGHNYCMSCIKSCWDEEDQKGVYSCPQCRHTFTPRPVLFKNPLIAELVENVKKTRLQAAPPALCYAGPGDVECDVCTGRKVKAVKSCLVCLVSYCETHFKVHNEVNPGGKHTVTDATGPLQEKICSQHHKLLEVFCCSDQKCVCLMCLVDEHSGHKTVAAAAERSEKQKQLVETQRRSQQRLQKREKKVQELREAVETLKRSAQAAVEDTEKIFTQMIRSIGKMRSKVCKIIRDQEKAELSLTEGHLELLEQEIIVLRRRDTELEQLSQTEDHILFLQSFPSLCAPPGSKDLPNITINQSFSFQAVVKSVSALKEKLEDFCKQEEEKISAGVKYIKIEFAEPLTRSNFLQYSCPFTLDLNTVNKYLRLTEENRRVTRSDVVQSYPDHPDRFDKFYQVLCREGVSGRCYWEVEWSGRVQVSVSYKGVSRKGAGDNCGFGCNDQSWSLEFYTSGFSFWHNNKETKLPQVPSSSRIGVYVDHRAGTLSFYSVSHTMTLLYRVQTTFTQPLYPGFWVGRTSTVKLL, encoded by the exons ATGGCTGAAGCTCCTTCTAAAGATCAGGATCTGTTCACTTGttcagtctgtctggatctACTGAAGGATCCGGTGACTCTTCACTGTGGACATAATTACTGTATGAGCTGCATTAAGAGCTGCTGGGATGAGGAAGACCAGAAGGGCGTCTACAGCTGTCCACAGTGcagacacaccttcacaccaaGACCTGTTCTCTTCAAAAACCCTCTTATTGCTGAACTGGTGGAGAACGTGAAGAAGACGAGACTCCAAgctgctcctcctgctctctgttACGCTGGACCTGGAGATGTGGAGTGTGACGTCTGCACTGGGAGAAAAGTCAAAGCTGTCAAGTCCTGCCTGGTGTGTCTGGTCTCTTACTGTGAGACTCACTTCAAAGTTCATAATGAAGTAAAtccaggaggaaaacacacGGTGACTGATGCTACTGGACCACTGCAGGAGAAGATCTGCTCTCAGCATCACAAGCTGCTGGAGGTCTTTTGTTGCTCTGATCAGAAATGCGTTTGTCTGATGTGTTTGGTGGATGAACACAGTGGACATAagacagtagcagcagcagcagaaaggagTGAGAAACAG aagcagttggtggagacCCAGAGAAGATCCCAGCAGAGACTccagaagagagagaagaaagtacAGGAGCTGAGAGAGGCTGTGGAGACTCTCAAG CGCTCTGCACAGGCAGCAGTGGAGGACACTGAGAAGATCTTTACTCAGATGATCCGCTCCATTGGGAAGATGCGCTCTAAGGTGTGTAAGATAATCAGAGATCAGGAGAAGGCTGAACTGAGTCTGACTGAAGGAcacctggagctgctggagcaggagatcaTTGTTCTGAGGAGGAGAGACACTGAGCTGGAGCAGCTTTCACAAACAGAAGATCACATCCTTTTCCTCCAG aGTTTCCCATCTCTCTGTGCTCCTCCTGGATCTAAAGATCTCCCCAACATCACCATCAACCAGAGCTTCTCTTTTCAGGCTGTAGTAAAATCTGTCTCTGCACTGAAAGAGAAACTGGAAGATTTCTGcaagcaggaagaggaaaagaTATCAGCAGGAG taaaatacatcaaaatagAATTTGCTGAACCTTTGACCAGATCTAATTTCTTACAAT ATTCCTGCCCGTTCACTCTGGATCTaaacacagtaaataaatatcTCCGTCTGACTGAGGAGAACAGAAGAGTGACACGGAGTGACGTGGTCCAGTCATATCCTGATCATCCAGACAGATTTGATAAGTTCTATCAGGTTCTGTGTAGAGAGGGTGTGTCTGGACGCTGTTACTGggaggtggagtggagtggGAGGGTTCAAGTATCAGTTTCATATAAAGGAGTCAGCAGGAAAGGAGCGGGTGATAATTGTGGGTTTGGATGTAATGATCAGTCCTGGAGTTTGGAGTTTTATACATCCGGCTTCTCTTTCTGGCACAATAATAAAGAGACTAAACTCCCTCAAGtccccagctcctccagaatAGGAGTGTATGTGGATCACAGGGCAGGAACTCTGTCCTTCTACAGCGTCTCTCACACCATGACCCTCCTGTACAGAGTCCAGACCACCTTCACTCAGCCCCTCTATCCTGGGTTTTGGGTTGGTCGAACATCAACAGTGAAGCTGCTGTGA